The window GTCCCGCTCGATCTGGCGTGCGACGGCGGCGGCCACATAGGCGGACAGGCCGGAGGGGCCGCTGCGGGCTTTGGCCGCCTCGGCGATGTCGCGCGGCATGGTGATCGAGTACTTGCCGGTAGGGTCACTCATGCTACTTATCCTACCTCCGATCCTCCTCCTGATCCTGCGTCGAAGCCCCACATGTCACGCCATATACGCCGCGCAGAGCACCGGTCCATCGAAGCGCAGACCATGCTGACCAGCACGAACCTTGTGACAGAGACTCAGCAACTGCTTCACTGTGGCGACCTACGGGCCGTGCGGCAGTCTCGCCATCTCCGCTGCTGTCATGCCGTCATCCAGGAAGCGGGGGCATGAACGATTCAGCGCTGATCACGACCGGTTTGCCCGTCGCGCTCGCCGTCATCATGTTCGGCCTCGGGCTCTCGCTCACCACGGGCGACTTCAAGCGGGTGGCCCGTTCGCCGAAGGCGGTCGTATTCGCCCTGACCGTGCAGATAGCGGTGTTGCCGCTGCTCGCCTTCGGGCTGGTCGAACTCTTCGACGTGGACCCGCTGCTCGCCGTGGGCGTGATGCTGCTGGCCGCCTCCCCGGGCGGCACCACCGCCAACCTCTTCAGCCACCTGTTCCGCGGCGATGTGGCGTTCAACATCACCCTCACCGCCATCAATTCCGTGCTGGCCGCCGTCACCATTCCCCTCATCACCAACCTGGCCATCAACTACTTCGATGCCGCGGGCGACCTGGGACTGCAGTTCGGCAAGGTGCTGCAAGTGATCGCCATCGTGCTCGTCCCGGTCGGTCTCGGGATGCTCGTCCGGAAGCGCTCCGCGGACTTCGCCGCCCGCGCGGACCGCCCGGTCCGCGTGTTCTCCATCGTCATCCTGGTCGCGGTGTCCCTGGGGGCGCTGTTGGGAGAGCGGGAGAACCTCGCGGATTACCTTCGCCAAGTCGGCCTGGTCACCGGCCTCTTCTGTCTGGCGAGCCTCGGTATCGGCTACGGCGGCGCCAAGGCCCTTCGCCTGAACGAGCCCCAGGCTGTCGCCAGCGCCATGGAGGTGGGCATCCACAACACCACGGTGGCCCTCACCATCGCCCTGAGCATTCTCGACAGCACCGAGGTGGCGGTTCCCAGCGCTGTTTACTCGGTTCTCATGTATGTGTTGGCGACGGCTTTCGGCTACGCCATCACCCGGAACCGCTCAGAGAATCCCTCGACGGCGAGCTGAGCCCGTGAGCGCGTACGGAGAGGGAGGGACGGCCGTGACGACCATCGCGGTGACCGGGCATCTGGATCTGACCGAGAACACCGTCCCCCTCGTGCGGGCGGCCCTGGACGCGCTGCTCAGGCCCTACGCCGCCGACGGGGGGCTCGTCGGGGTGTCGTGTGTCGCCAAGGGGGCCGACACCCTGTTCGCCGAGGCCGTGCTCGCGCTCGGGGGGCGGCTGGTCGTCGTCACGCCGTCGCGGGACTACCGCCGGAACACGGTCGAGGCCGAGCACGGGGCGTCCTACGACCGGTTGGTCGAAGCCGCCGAGGAGGTCGTCGCGCTGCCCTACGAGACGGCCGGACGGCAGGCGTACGAGGCCGCCAACGCCGTACTCGTCGCGCGCGCCGACCGTCTCGTCGCCGTGTGGAACGGCGCACCGCCCACCGGCAACGGCGGCGGCACCGCCGACGCCGTCCTCGACGCGCGTGCGGCCGGCGTCCCCGTGGACGTGGTGTGGCCGGACGGGGCCGCCCGGCGGGGCTGAGGCCGCCGTACCCCCGGTTCGGTGAGGGCCGCATGGTCCTGGGCACTCGGGTGCGGGACCGTGGAGTGAGGCGGGTTCCGCGAGCGCACGGTTCCCAGAAGGAGGGAGACCCCCCATGAAGCCGACACGGCCTTCGAAGACGAGCGCCACCGGGACGGAGACGCAGGCCCCCGAGGCACGGGACGAGAGCGGGTTCGGCCCGTTCCTCGTCGCGTGGGACCGGGCGCACCCCGCCCCCGTCGCCGACCCCGACTGGCGGCATCTGCTGGACGAGATGGTGCACCCCGGCACCACCCGGGCGTTCCACCGGCTGGCCGAGGCCAGGGCGGTGGCCTGAGACGTCGTATCGCAACGACGTCAGGACGACGTCAGGACGCCCGACCGCTGCTTCGCCCGTGTCATCGCGACGTCAGGACGCCCGACCGCTGCTTCGCCCGTCTCATCGCGACGTCAGGACGACCAATCGCTGCGTAGCACGCGTCATCGCGACGTAGTGGTCCACCGCCCCCTCGATGCCCTCGCCGAAGTCCTCCGGATCGATGAGGACCACGAGGTCGAATTCGAGGCCCTTCGACAGCTCGGGGGTCAGGGTGCGGACCCGGGGCGACGTAGGGGCCGAACGGGGCGGCGACCCCGGCGCCGCGATGACGCAGGCGATGCCGTCCGCGTGGGCGGCCAGCCACGTCTCCAGGGTCTCGTCCAGGTCCGAGACCGGGCCGTGGACGACCGGTACGCCCCCGCTGCGGATCGACGTCGGGACGTTCGCGTCCGGGAGCACCGCCCGGATCACCGGCTCCGCCTCCGTCATGATCTCCTCCGGCGTCCGGTAGTTGATCGTCAGGGACGCCAGGGTGACGCGGTCGAGGCCCACGCCCTTCAGGCGTTCCTGCCAGGACTCCGTGAAGCCGTGCCGGGCCTGGGCGCGGTCGCCGACGATCGTGAAGCTCCGGGACGGGCAGCGCCGCAACAGCATCTGCCACTCCGCGTCCGTCAGCTCCTGCGCCTCGTCCACGACGACATGGGCGAACGGACCCGCGAGCAGGTCGGGGTCGGCGACGGCCAGCTCGGAGTCGTCCACCAGGCTCACCTGCGCGTCCTCGCCCTGGAGCATGTTCACCAGGCCGATGCCCTCGTCCCCGTCGGCGCCGGAGTTGGCCACGGCCTGGACCAGGTTGTCGACGACCTGGCTCATGCGCTCGCGCTGCGCGGCGAGGGTCGCCGCGTGCCGGCGCTTGCGGCGGGCCGTCTCGGGGTCGCCGAGGCGCTGACGGGCCGCGTCCAGGAGGGGAAGGTCGGACGTCGTCCAGGCCTGGGGCTCCTCGCGCTGGAGGCGCTGAACCTCCTCGCGGCTGAGCCAGGGCGCGCACATCCGCAGGTACGCCGGCACCGACCACAGGTCCCCGACCAGGTCCGCCGCCTCCAGCAGGGGCCAGGCACGGTTGAAGCTCGTGACCAGGTCGCGGTTCTGGAGGAGGGACCTGCGCAGGAGCGCGGGGGTGGGGGCGGCGGCGGTCTCCGGATCGGGATCGGGGTCGGCCTCGGCGTCGTGCTTGTCCGTCAGGATGGTCAGGAGCTCCTCCCAGACCTGGTGCCGGGCCTCGTTGTGCGGGGTGCCGGGTTCCGCCGCGTCGAAGGCGGCCGCCCAGTCCTCGGGACTCAGCCAGATGTCGGACCAGGGGGTGGTGACCGTCATGCCCTTGGCGGGGGGTTCCTCGTAGAAGCGGACGGCTTTCTCGATCGAGCCCACCAGAGCCGCCGACGACTTCAGGCGCGCCACCTCCGGGTCGCCCTCCGTACCGGCCGCCGCCCCCTCCGTGACCAGGTCGCGCAGGATGCACGTCTGCACGCCCTCCTCGCCGAGGCTCGGGAGCACGTCGGCGACGTAGGAGAGGTACGGGCGGTGCGGGCCCACGAAGAGGACGCCGCCCCGGCGGTGGCCGAGCCGGGGGTCGGAGTGGAGGAGGTACGCCGAGCGGTGCAGGGCGACGACGGTCTTGCCGGTGCCGGGGCCGCCGTCCACGACCAGCGCGCCCCGGGAACTCGCGCGGATGATGGCGTCCTGGTCGGCCTGGATGGTGCCGAGGACGTCCCGCATGCGCTCCGACCGGTTGGTGCCGAGGCTGGCGATGAAGGCGGACTGGTCGTCGAGGGCGGCGGCGTGGTGGCCGGTGCGTCCGTCCAGTTCGTCGCGGGAGAACACCTCGTCCCAGTAGTCGCTGATCCGGCCGTTCGTCCAGCGGTAGCGGCGGCGGCTCGTCAGGCCCATCGAGTTGGCGTGGGTCGCGCCGAAGAACGGCTCGGCGGCCGGGGAGCGCCAGTCGATCAGCAGACGGCGGCCGGTCGTGCTGTCCGTGAGGCCGAGGCGGCCGATGTGGACGGGGTCGGGGTCGTCCGGGCTCACCATGTGGCCCAGGCACAGGTCCAGGCCGAAGCGGCGCAGGGTGCGCAGGCGGGCGGTCAGGCGGTGGACCTCCGTGTCCCGGTCCATCGCGTGCCGGCCCATCCCGCCGGGAGCCCTGCGTGCGGCGTCGAGCTGGGCGGACACCTCGGCGATCGACCGGGCGAGACAGTCGGCGAGCGCGGCGAAGTACCGCTCGTCGGCGGCGATCAGCGCCGGGTCGGCCTTGGCGGAGAGGCGGTCGGGGAGGTCGAACGCGCTGGGGCCGGTGGTCGGGGGGTTCATGTCAATCGCTCCGAACGCTCCGAATGGGGGGTTGTCTACGACCATGGGTGCTGCTGGGTGTCCTGCCTGCGGTGTTACCGGTCCTCCTGGGGTGTGTGGGACAAGCCTGCACGGTCGGTGGTGCGGGGCACGTGGCGGGTGTCGCTCGGCAGGTGTCGCTCGGCAGGTGGGTGGCTCAGCCGCGCACGGCCGTGTCGAGGAGCAGCTTCGCCGCCACCGCCGCCCCGTCCGTACGGACCGTGCCGGCGACGTCGGCCGCCCGTACGCGCGTCCCGGGTGCCAGGGCCACCTCCAGCGCCGCCGACAGGGACGCGAAGGTCGGGGCCGGGCCGTCGTGCGCCGCGCCGATGCCGAGCGCGGCGACCCGGCCCGCGAAGCCCGCCACGCGAGTCGTGGTTCGCCAACAGCACCCGCATACAACGGCCCCCG is drawn from Streptomyces bottropensis ATCC 25435 and contains these coding sequences:
- a CDS encoding bile acid:sodium symporter family protein, with amino-acid sequence MNDSALITTGLPVALAVIMFGLGLSLTTGDFKRVARSPKAVVFALTVQIAVLPLLAFGLVELFDVDPLLAVGVMLLAASPGGTTANLFSHLFRGDVAFNITLTAINSVLAAVTIPLITNLAINYFDAAGDLGLQFGKVLQVIAIVLVPVGLGMLVRKRSADFAARADRPVRVFSIVILVAVSLGALLGERENLADYLRQVGLVTGLFCLASLGIGYGGAKALRLNEPQAVASAMEVGIHNTTVALTIALSILDSTEVAVPSAVYSVLMYVLATAFGYAITRNRSENPSTAS
- the helR gene encoding RNA polymerase recycling motor ATPase HelR, giving the protein MNPPTTGPSAFDLPDRLSAKADPALIAADERYFAALADCLARSIAEVSAQLDAARRAPGGMGRHAMDRDTEVHRLTARLRTLRRFGLDLCLGHMVSPDDPDPVHIGRLGLTDSTTGRRLLIDWRSPAAEPFFGATHANSMGLTSRRRYRWTNGRISDYWDEVFSRDELDGRTGHHAAALDDQSAFIASLGTNRSERMRDVLGTIQADQDAIIRASSRGALVVDGGPGTGKTVVALHRSAYLLHSDPRLGHRRGGVLFVGPHRPYLSYVADVLPSLGEEGVQTCILRDLVTEGAAAGTEGDPEVARLKSSAALVGSIEKAVRFYEEPPAKGMTVTTPWSDIWLSPEDWAAAFDAAEPGTPHNEARHQVWEELLTILTDKHDAEADPDPDPETAAAPTPALLRRSLLQNRDLVTSFNRAWPLLEAADLVGDLWSVPAYLRMCAPWLSREEVQRLQREEPQAWTTSDLPLLDAARQRLGDPETARRKRRHAATLAAQRERMSQVVDNLVQAVANSGADGDEGIGLVNMLQGEDAQVSLVDDSELAVADPDLLAGPFAHVVVDEAQELTDAEWQMLLRRCPSRSFTIVGDRAQARHGFTESWQERLKGVGLDRVTLASLTINYRTPEEIMTEAEPVIRAVLPDANVPTSIRSGGVPVVHGPVSDLDETLETWLAAHADGIACVIAAPGSPPRSAPTSPRVRTLTPELSKGLEFDLVVLIDPEDFGEGIEGAVDHYVAMTRATQRLVVLTSR